A region from the Drosophila bipectinata strain 14024-0381.07 chromosome 3R, DbipHiC1v2, whole genome shotgun sequence genome encodes:
- the LOC122321583 gene encoding uncharacterized protein — MCPLTPVELLSTIILEKRKLRPPTKRKKLRK; from the coding sequence ATGTGCCCCCTAACGCCCGTCGAGCTGCTGTCCACGATTATCCTCGAAAAGCGAAAACTGCGCCCTCCAACCAAGCGGAAAAAGCTTCGCAAATAG